One window from the genome of Salvia miltiorrhiza cultivar Shanhuang (shh) chromosome 7, IMPLAD_Smil_shh, whole genome shotgun sequence encodes:
- the LOC130993899 gene encoding uncharacterized protein LOC130993899, protein MKCGLATDDDVEALLATADYPMVYVEHYNGPIVEEAYIPTFNFAEPSGHVDEAQCSQYETPYYHHTSFHGVQSSPPRQYFTWDGQPLDESAWNQTERLNEVCGRLNDVRTDDEPEHEAEGSVASGDDDDSDDEEFDPALEVGTASDASEDLLDDDLIDFTETERAGWIRQSTTRDGDPTAETGDLTNWLVPLIPVDASASLVARESDPSRVDDLQKNSFYNSKDDLIIAVGLWNMKRGTETKVVRSDPGRVYFSCKHSDNCNFDLRASVHGRGMWRVHKLKEHSCEGDLRTAKKIKAHSKVVAAFVANRIRDDGEVIKPKSIMAELVRDFGIKIKYDVALRARNLGMDMIYGRVDDSFLLLPRYLYALKEANPGTLYDLDVDVDCRFKHLFVALWASISPFYFHLRPVIVVDGTHLKGKNSGILFVAVTKDGNEVVFPLTIGVGPIENDESWKWFMSHLRGACGEPDNLLIMKGYGPGVAELFRQAAYAYEQSDYTRAMSAMAALKPKAYEKLLRVGPEKWARSQCPVSRYSFLTSNAAESFNARLLWARRLPICSMLEAVRLVVEQWFNDRLAAAQESDENLTPEAKQKLSAELGSC, encoded by the exons ATGAAATGTGGCTTGGCCACAGACGATGACGTGGAAGCCTTGTTGGCAACTGCCGActatcccatggtgtacgttgagcactACAACGGTCCGATTGTAGAAGAAGCCTACATCCCTACTTTTAATTTTGCTGAACCTTCGGGACACGTAGATGAAGCACAATGCAGTCAGTATGAGACGCCGTATTATCATCATACGTCGTTTCATGGTGTCCAGAGCTCGCCTCCACGACAATATTTTACATGGGATGGACAACCGCTAGACGAATCTGCATGGAATCAAACCGAAAGGCTTAATGAAGTATGTGGGAGATTGAACGATGTGCGGACAGATGATGAACCTGAGCACGAAGCTGAAGGCTCGGTTGCATCAGGAGACGATGATGATTCTGATGACGAAGAATTTGACCCTGCGCTCGAGGTGGGCACTGCTTCTGatgcctctgaggatttattagacgacGATCTAATTGATTTCACGGAgaccgagcgagcaggttggatccgacaaagtacaACACGTGACGGAGATCCGACAGCCGAGACCGGTgatctaactaattggttagttcccttgattccagtggacgcctCGGCTTCGCTggttgctcgcgagagtgaTCCTTCTAGAGTTGATGATCTGCAGAAGAATTCTTTTTACAACAGCAAAGACGACCTGATCATTGCTGTTGGTTTGTGGAACATGAAGCGAGGCACTGAGACAAAAGTTGTCCGCTCAGATCCGGGACGAGTCTATTTCTCGTGCAAGCACTCTGACAACTGCAATTTTGATCTTCGTGCGTCTGTTCACGGCCGAGGGATGTGGAGAGTGCATAAGTTGAAAGAGCATTCATGCGAAGGGGACTTGCGCACAGCTAAAAAAATCAAGGCGCACTCGAAGGTGGTGGCAGCGTTTGTGGCAAACAGAATACGCGATGATggagaggtcattaagccgaaatcCATCATGGCTGAGTTAGTACGCGATTTcggcatcaaaatcaaatatgatgtcgcgctgcgtgcaagaaatctcgGGATGGATATGATATACGGTCGAGTTGATGATTCGTTCCTCCTGCTCCCAAGATATCTGTATGCCCTGAAGGAAGCGAATCCTGGCACCTTATATGATTTGGACGTAGATGTAGACTGCCGGTTCAAACATTTGTTTGTTGCTCTGTGGGCTTCCATCTCACCTTTCTACTTTCACCTTCGACCAGTGATTGTGGTTGACGGCACACACCTGAAGGGCAAAAATAGTGGCATTTTGTTTGTCGCCGTGACAAAAGACGGAAACGAGGTAGTTTTTCCCTTGACGATCGGTGTCGgtccgatcgagaatgatgagtcgTGGAAGTGGTTTATGTCACATCTGAGAGGTGCTTGCGGCGAGCCCGATAACTTACTTATT ATGAAGGGTTACGGGCCCGGTGTTGCTGAGCTTTTCCGCCAAGCTGCATACGCCTACGAGCAATCAGATTACACGCGTGCAATGTCAGCCATGGCTGCTCTGAAGCCAAAGGCGTACGAGAAGTTGTTGCGCGTAGGCCCGgagaagtgggcacgatcacaaTGTCCTGTGTCCCGTTACAGTTTCCTTACATCCAATGCCGCCGAGAGTTTTAATGCACGTTTGCTGTGGGCTAGGCGTCTTCCAATCTGCTCGATGTTGGAGGCAGTCAGATTAGTTGTCGAGCAGTGGTTCAACGACAGGCTTGCGGCCGCACAAGAGAGCGATGAAAATCTGACTCCGGAGGCAAAACAGAAGCTCAGTGCAGAACTT GGTTCGTGCTAG